A stretch of the Lonchura striata isolate bLonStr1 chromosome 17, bLonStr1.mat, whole genome shotgun sequence genome encodes the following:
- the SOX18 gene encoding transcription factor SOX-18: MNISESNYCREEISQPRGDCSWVTAAVPAAEPGLAFPRPPGAASPASRTPSPEPGFAFGPGPGGAAPGAAPSRTPSPEPGYGYSPPAGRPEGKAAEDSRIRRPMNAFMVWAKDERKRLAQQNPDLHNAVLSKMLGQSWKALSASDKRPFVEEAERLRIQHLQDHPNYKYRPRRKKQAKKIKRMEPNILLHNLSQPCSDNFSMSHHGGSQPGHPQPPPLNHFRELHSMGSDIENYGLPTPEMSPLDVLEQTEPAFFPPHMQDDCNMMPFRGYHHHHQMEFPQEKCMGRDVAVPYTQTPSHLADAMRTPHPSSLYYNQMCSGTQNGLSAHLGQLSPPPEAHHMESVDHLNQTELWTDVDRNEFDQYLNMSRTRPEASGLPYHVSLSKVTPRSISCEESSLISALSDASSAVYYSPCITG; encoded by the exons ATGAATATATCTGAGTCTAACTACTGCCGAGAGGAGATATCGCAACCCCGGGGCGACTGTTCATGGGTCACCGCCGCCGTGCCGGCCGCTGAGCCCGGGCTCGCCTTCCCGCGCCCCCCGGGAGCCGCCTCCCCCGCCAGCCGCACGcccagccccgagcccggcTTCGCCttcggccccggccccggcggcgcggcccccggcgcggccccCAGCCGCACGCCCAGCCCCGAGCCGGGCTATGGATACAGCCCCCCGGCCGGCCGCCCCGAGGGCAAGGCCGCCGAGGACTCCCGCATCCGCCGGCCCATGAACGCCTTCATGGTCTGGGCGAAGGATGAGCGCAAGCGGCTGGCGCAGCAGAACCCCGACCTGCACAACGCCGTGCTCAGCAAGATGCTGG GCCAGTCGTGGAAAGCGCTGAGCGCCAGTGATAAGCGTCCCTTCGTGGAAGAGGCAGAGCGACTGCGCATCCAGCATCTCCAGGATCACCCCAACTACAAATACCGCCCAAGGAGAAAGAAGCAAGCCAAGAAAATCAAGAGGATGGAACCCAATATCCTCCTGCATAACCTTTCCCAGCCTTGCAGTGACAACTTCAGCATGAGTCACCATGGCGGCAGCCAGCCgggccacccccagcctccCCCACTTAACCACTTCAGAGAACTCCACTCCATGGGGTCGGATATTGAAAACTATGGCTTGCCAACTCCTGAGATGTCTCCCTTGGATGTCTTGGAACAGACCGAGCCGGCGTTTTTCCCTCCGCACATGCAGGATGACTGCAACATGATGCCCTTTCGCGGCTACCACCACCATCACCAGATGGAGTTTCCCCAGGAGAAGTGCATGGGGCGGGACGTGGCCGTGCCCTACACGCAGACCCCCTCACACTTGGCCGACGCCATGAGGACTCCCCATCCCTCCAGCCTTTACTACAACCAGATGTGCTCAGGAACTCAGAACGGGCTTTCCGCCCACCTGGGCCAGCTGTCGCCCCCGCCTGAAGCCCACCACATGGAGAGCGTGGATCACTTGAACCAAACCGAGCTCTGGACAGACGTTGACCGCAATGAGTTTGACCAGTATTTGAACATGAGCAGGACTCGTCCCGAAGCCTCGGGCCTCCCTTACCATGTCTCCCTGTCCAAAGTGACTCCTAGAAGCATCTCCTGCGAGGAGAGCAGTTTGATATCCGCCCTGTCCGATGCCAGCAGTGCTGTTTACTATAGCCCCTGCATCACCGGTTAG